A genomic segment from Sorangium aterium encodes:
- a CDS encoding porin: MALGCPQASAQPAQRLPVQPPAADALPVPPPAAPTLPVAPPPTAAPPGAAPATPPAGAAPPGATPATPPAVAAPGTSAATPGAPPAGAAPSAVAAPGAPAASTSPAGAAPPGTAPSAGAAPSAGAAPPATAPGAPSSAGSDVAPVAGGAGGSPFQLTIGRLVLSPIVLVQAQAVPYVGEDAFLQAGDVAEGQGFRLRRARVGFAGRLAGYVPFAVSGELAGGADGSARLSEAWIGYAHFPFANLYFGAHDVPFSRSAMAGAGEGALIERPLTVRAMAPSRQVGLHVEGHFRGRAFSYFAGMFNGFQRSDQFFAGYVENAASLGNRFDHIAYVARLATEPLGPLPRSVQDLAVSRLRVGAGASYFFSDGGTRDIHGIGADLLVHVEGAHALAELLWNQSNPESTPTQPLGQLAPVTSIGLVGEVGYFVRRIKLGVNARFEWLDPNLDLSDETDSWALTAGASYHFIDNTLKAQADFTHRQERHGVALDNDAVALQLQLNL; encoded by the coding sequence GTGGCGCTCGGGTGTCCGCAGGCCAGCGCGCAACCCGCCCAGCGGCTGCCGGTCCAGCCTCCGGCCGCCGACGCGCTTCCGGTTCCCCCGCCCGCCGCGCCGACCCTCCCTGTCGCGCCGCCGCCCACCGCGGCTCCCCCCGGCGCCGCGCCGGCCACGCCACCTGCCGGGGCCGCGCCGCCCGGCGCCACGCCGGCCACGCCACCTGCCGTCGCGGCGCCCGGCACCTCCGCGGCCACGCCGGGCGCACCGCCCGCCGGCGCTGCGCCGTCCGCTGTCGCCGCACCCGGCGCACCCGCCGCCAGCACGTCGCCGGCAGGCGCCGCGCCGCCGGGCACCGCACCGTCCGCCGGGGCCGCGCCGTCTGCCGGAGCCGCGCCGCCCGCCACGGCCCCGGGCGCTCCGTCCTCTGCCGGGTCGGACGTCGCGCCTGTCGCAGGCGGCGCGGGCGGATCGCCATTCCAGCTCACGATCGGCCGCCTCGTGCTCTCGCCCATCGTTCTCGTGCAGGCGCAGGCCGTTCCCTACGTGGGCGAGGACGCCTTCCTCCAGGCGGGCGACGTCGCAGAGGGGCAGGGCTTCCGCCTGCGGCGCGCCCGCGTCGGCTTCGCGGGGAGGCTCGCCGGATATGTGCCGTTCGCGGTCTCGGGCGAGCTCGCCGGGGGCGCGGACGGCTCGGCGCGGCTCTCCGAGGCGTGGATCGGCTACGCCCACTTCCCGTTCGCGAACCTCTATTTCGGCGCGCACGACGTGCCGTTCAGCCGCTCCGCGATGGCGGGCGCCGGCGAGGGCGCGCTCATCGAGCGGCCCCTCACCGTGCGCGCCATGGCGCCCTCGCGCCAGGTCGGCCTCCACGTCGAGGGGCACTTCCGGGGCAGGGCGTTCAGCTACTTCGCCGGCATGTTCAACGGCTTCCAGCGCTCGGATCAGTTCTTCGCCGGCTATGTCGAAAACGCCGCGAGCCTCGGCAACCGCTTCGACCACATCGCCTATGTCGCGCGGCTCGCCACCGAGCCGCTCGGCCCCCTCCCTCGCTCGGTGCAGGACCTCGCCGTCTCGCGCCTCCGCGTCGGCGCAGGGGCGAGCTACTTCTTCAGCGACGGCGGGACGCGCGACATCCATGGCATCGGCGCCGACCTCCTTGTCCACGTCGAGGGCGCACACGCGCTCGCCGAGCTCCTCTGGAACCAGAGCAACCCCGAGAGCACCCCGACGCAGCCGCTCGGCCAGCTCGCCCCGGTCACGTCGATAGGGCTCGTCGGCGAGGTCGGCTATTTCGTGAGGCGCATCAAGCTCGGCGTGAACGCGCGGTTCGAGTGGCTCGATCCCAACCTCGATCTCTCGGACGAGACGGACAGCTGGGCCCTCACCGCCGGCGCGAGTTACCACTTCATCGACAACACCCTCAAGGCGCAGGCCGACTTCACCCACCGGCAGGAGCGCCACGGCGTCGCGCTCGACAACGACGCCGTGGCGCTCCAGCTGCAGCTCAACCTCTAG
- a CDS encoding RHS repeat-associated core domain-containing protein yields the protein MARTAPVPNIPAIPGMNPGVFIMGGGGSGGGGNGKGGKGSGKDQGADGSNGGNGADGGGKSACGGAGGDGSGCPNHHGSKKSGKVSKGDPVDVATGRVFTDPVVDLELLGPLGLRVVRRYSTSARERDVGLGFGWVHSFSWAVEVRRQTTVLWTDTGAELSFDPIAEGDAGIGPDGWVLTRDASGFVLDDAAGTFYLFSERDGATYRLSAVRDAHGNTTRLTYREGRVESLTDAAGRVVRLRRAPDGRIAALECKNAPERGRWVALRGYTYDEHGDLVADTDAEGCVSRYTYDDHRLTSRTDPEDLTFHFRYDERGRCVETWGDHPDPGRLGLAEGVPDTLADGTKAWGIYHCKLVYGDDGYSEVVDSITVHRYFANEFGKLDKAVSGGAVYCRTYDENGNLRSFTDPLGATTTWVRDARGRTLRVSDPLGRTTIIEREPDGHIRRVTDPAGGVTEVTRTAGALYWTDPIGATFEVRIEARGLITETVAPNSARTRFAHDAQGNVIQKIDGTGAVTEHVYDYWGRCLSVRDALGHITSYAYNDRGDRIAMRHPDGGVTRYAHDRNGDVVRVDHPDGTSTRFDRGGLHKVCAIRRPNGEVNRLGYDREGRLVRAENARGDVYLMRYDTAGRMVYERTFAGLEKHYRHDMAGQLILEKTGAGEMTEFTYDAAGQLVQRTLPDGATESFEYDHCGQLIAAVTPAGELTFTRNAVGWVVEERQLASGDLFTVRRTYDLMGNVVQRTTSLGHAVAFARDACGRATQVVLDGRTAVGVAHDALGREIARALPDGGRIQVVYDALGRMAQRWVGHPGQASAGAGRPDWVGPRPPGTTVYQAFRYGPCSELVESWDDTLGRRLFEHDPAGQLLGVRDERGQGQRFAYDAAGNLHEPDGEQRAYGAGNRLVQKGGTTYAWDESGRLTSARDAEGRLTRYTWNALGLLAAVERPDGRVVEHSYDPFARRIGKRTFERASDGRRREVSSVRFVWDGGVLVHEIRRVAQAAGDPVVEERTYCFEEARYAPWAHRDTRMAGGRREESPWFHYLNDDVGAPERLVGPAGEVVCELDRSAFGAKVKEGGRTTTPLRFPGQYEDEETGLVYNRYRYFDPAMGRYLSADPAGLDGGFNGFDYAGNAPTRFVDPSGLMPFSTVRNAAGDNPGGKDFTDPKNRRGVPGDIEGKSQGQRGGAKAEAQREQFGKDDAITEAVKNAQKARNETQTGDTTCAEVDALHKMARQIRNEGDAQRTAQGKRKMTNEEVRAELQKRFRNGATIETTNEDGEGMAPCPMCAQIFRELGLHPANIGDDAKAGVIGPNDETETKMNKMGRWDGNITQSGERRRSRQRNIRTTRSTTPPFTT from the coding sequence ATGGCGCGCACAGCCCCCGTCCCGAATATCCCCGCGATCCCCGGCATGAACCCCGGCGTCTTCATCATGGGCGGCGGCGGCAGCGGCGGCGGCGGCAATGGCAAGGGTGGCAAGGGGAGCGGCAAGGACCAGGGCGCCGACGGCTCCAACGGGGGTAACGGCGCCGACGGAGGGGGGAAGTCGGCCTGCGGCGGCGCGGGCGGCGACGGCTCCGGCTGCCCGAACCACCACGGGTCGAAGAAGAGCGGGAAGGTGTCGAAGGGCGACCCCGTCGACGTCGCCACCGGCCGCGTGTTCACCGATCCCGTGGTCGACCTCGAGCTGCTCGGTCCCCTCGGCTTACGGGTCGTGCGCCGCTACAGCACGAGCGCCCGCGAGCGCGACGTCGGCCTCGGCTTCGGCTGGGTGCACTCCTTCTCGTGGGCCGTCGAGGTGCGGCGCCAGACCACCGTGCTGTGGACCGACACGGGCGCGGAGCTCTCGTTCGACCCCATCGCCGAGGGGGACGCGGGCATTGGCCCCGACGGCTGGGTGCTGACCCGCGACGCCAGCGGGTTCGTGCTCGATGACGCCGCCGGCACGTTCTATCTCTTCTCCGAGCGCGACGGCGCGACATACCGCCTCTCCGCCGTGCGCGACGCCCATGGCAACACGACGCGGCTCACCTACCGCGAGGGGCGCGTCGAGTCGCTCACCGACGCCGCCGGCCGCGTCGTGCGCCTGCGGCGCGCGCCCGACGGCCGCATCGCCGCGCTCGAGTGCAAGAACGCGCCCGAGCGAGGGAGATGGGTGGCCCTCCGGGGCTATACCTACGACGAGCACGGCGACCTCGTCGCCGATACGGACGCGGAAGGCTGCGTCAGCCGCTACACCTACGACGATCACCGGCTGACGTCGCGCACGGATCCCGAGGACCTCACCTTCCATTTCCGGTACGACGAGCGTGGTCGCTGCGTCGAGACCTGGGGCGATCACCCCGATCCGGGGCGCCTCGGCCTCGCAGAGGGCGTGCCCGATACGCTCGCCGACGGCACGAAGGCCTGGGGGATCTACCACTGCAAGCTCGTCTACGGCGACGACGGGTACTCGGAAGTGGTCGACTCGATCACCGTGCACCGCTACTTCGCCAACGAGTTCGGAAAGCTCGACAAGGCCGTATCCGGCGGGGCCGTCTACTGCCGCACCTACGACGAGAACGGCAATCTCCGCTCGTTCACCGACCCGCTCGGAGCCACCACGACCTGGGTCCGCGACGCCCGCGGCCGCACGCTCCGAGTGAGCGACCCGCTGGGCCGCACCACCATTATCGAGCGCGAACCGGACGGGCACATCCGCCGCGTCACCGACCCGGCCGGCGGCGTCACGGAGGTGACGCGCACCGCGGGCGCCCTGTACTGGACCGATCCGATCGGCGCGACCTTCGAGGTGCGCATCGAGGCGCGCGGGCTCATCACGGAGACCGTCGCGCCGAACAGCGCGCGCACGCGCTTCGCCCACGACGCGCAGGGCAACGTGATCCAGAAGATCGACGGGACAGGCGCCGTCACCGAGCACGTCTACGATTATTGGGGACGTTGCCTGTCGGTGCGCGACGCGCTCGGGCACATCACGTCGTACGCCTACAACGACCGGGGCGATCGCATCGCCATGCGCCACCCGGACGGGGGCGTGACCCGCTATGCCCACGATCGCAACGGGGACGTCGTGCGCGTCGACCACCCGGACGGCACCTCGACGCGCTTCGATCGGGGAGGCCTGCACAAGGTCTGCGCGATCCGCCGCCCGAACGGCGAGGTGAACCGGCTCGGCTACGATCGCGAGGGTCGCCTCGTGCGGGCCGAGAACGCGCGGGGGGACGTGTACCTCATGCGCTACGACACAGCGGGCCGCATGGTGTACGAGCGGACGTTCGCCGGGCTGGAGAAGCACTACCGGCACGACATGGCCGGACAGCTCATCCTCGAGAAGACCGGCGCGGGCGAGATGACCGAGTTCACCTACGACGCGGCCGGACAGCTGGTCCAGCGCACCCTGCCGGACGGCGCCACGGAGTCGTTCGAGTACGACCATTGCGGCCAGCTGATCGCCGCCGTCACGCCCGCCGGGGAGCTCACGTTCACGCGCAACGCCGTGGGCTGGGTGGTTGAAGAGCGGCAGCTCGCCTCGGGCGATCTGTTTACCGTGCGGCGGACGTATGATCTCATGGGGAACGTCGTGCAGAGGACGACTTCGCTGGGCCACGCGGTCGCCTTCGCGCGGGACGCCTGCGGCCGGGCCACGCAGGTGGTGCTGGACGGGCGCACCGCGGTCGGGGTCGCGCACGACGCGCTCGGGCGCGAGATCGCCCGCGCGCTGCCGGATGGCGGGCGCATCCAGGTCGTCTACGACGCGCTCGGCCGCATGGCGCAGCGCTGGGTGGGCCACCCCGGACAGGCCAGCGCGGGCGCCGGTCGGCCCGACTGGGTCGGCCCTCGCCCGCCGGGGACGACGGTGTACCAGGCGTTCCGCTATGGGCCGTGCTCGGAGCTCGTCGAGTCGTGGGACGACACGCTCGGCCGGAGGCTGTTCGAGCACGACCCCGCGGGGCAGCTCCTGGGGGTCCGCGACGAGCGGGGCCAGGGGCAGCGCTTTGCTTACGACGCCGCGGGCAATCTTCACGAGCCGGACGGCGAGCAGCGCGCTTACGGCGCCGGGAACCGTCTTGTGCAGAAGGGCGGCACCACGTACGCATGGGACGAGTCGGGCAGGCTCACGAGCGCGCGCGACGCGGAGGGGCGGTTGACGCGGTACACGTGGAACGCCCTCGGGCTGCTCGCCGCGGTCGAGAGGCCCGACGGGAGGGTGGTCGAGCACAGCTACGATCCGTTCGCACGGCGCATCGGGAAGCGCACGTTCGAGCGAGCGTCCGACGGGCGGAGGCGCGAGGTGTCGAGCGTGCGCTTCGTGTGGGACGGCGGCGTGCTGGTCCACGAGATCAGGCGCGTGGCGCAGGCGGCGGGGGATCCCGTGGTGGAGGAGCGCACGTACTGCTTCGAGGAGGCCCGGTACGCCCCCTGGGCCCACCGCGACACGCGCATGGCGGGCGGGCGGCGCGAGGAGAGCCCGTGGTTCCATTACCTCAACGACGACGTGGGCGCGCCGGAGCGCCTGGTCGGCCCGGCGGGCGAGGTGGTGTGCGAGCTCGACCGATCCGCGTTCGGCGCGAAGGTGAAAGAGGGCGGGCGGACCACCACGCCGCTCCGCTTCCCGGGCCAGTACGAGGACGAGGAGACGGGGCTCGTCTACAACCGCTACCGTTACTTCGATCCCGCGATGGGGCGGTACCTGAGCGCGGACCCGGCGGGGCTCGACGGCGGCTTCAACGGCTTCGACTACGCAGGCAACGCGCCGACGCGGTTCGTCGATCCGAGCGGGCTGATGCCGTTCTCGACCGTCCGGAACGCGGCCGGGGACAACCCCGGGGGGAAGGATTTTACCGATCCGAAGAACCGTCGCGGGGTGCCGGGCGATATCGAGGGCAAGAGCCAGGGCCAGCGCGGCGGGGCGAAGGCAGAGGCCCAGCGTGAGCAGTTCGGCAAGGACGACGCGATCACCGAGGCCGTCAAGAACGCGCAGAAGGCGCGCAACGAGACCCAGACAGGGGACACAACATGCGCGGAGGTGGACGCGCTTCACAAGATGGCGCGCCAGATCCGCAACGAAGGGGACGCACAGCGAACAGCGCAGGGGAAGCGTAAAATGACCAATGAAGAGGTGCGCGCCGAGCTTCAGAAGCGCTTCAGGAACGGCGCAACGATCGAGACCACGAACGAGGATGGCGAGGGCATGGCGCCCTGCCCCATGTGCGCGCAGATCTTCCGCGAGCTCGGCCTCCACCCGGCCAACATCGGGGACGACGCAAAGGCCGGCGTGATCGGCCCAAACGACGAGACGGAAACCAAGATGAACAAGATGGGCCGGTGGGACGGGAACATCACGCAGAGCGGCGAGAGGAGGCGCTCTCGACAACGGAACATCCGGACGACGCGCTCCACAACCCCCCCGTTCACCACCTGA
- a CDS encoding fatty acid desaturase family protein, which produces MDTVPRELLQAAYRRNPIHLLKIPLHFGIWAAVTWVLYATQHHPLAIPIGVACSWLIANLVRGLGAVAHDAVHGSCSRSKLASYVIALLCWAPTGMSVTLYTNYHLHHHKIANTYPDVDNFVVTDYTRNPVLARLLLLAVYTFAYPLYFLGCMARYVKRLSPLQRVRMNLELLGFYGLMAFFFWVMPRQVFFFFYILPFVFGAILASVTSMIEHYEMLPGEDAYSSRTYGTGARVTNFLWNNVTYHNEHHKFPGIPFYNLRSFHEAAYPYYDERVKSACHPTIVGVALSLYGRILKLDIAKLDERYRDLNKDDERRKMMALNGIQPGATA; this is translated from the coding sequence ATGGACACAGTACCGCGGGAGCTGCTGCAGGCTGCCTACAGGCGCAACCCGATTCACCTGCTCAAGATCCCGCTTCATTTCGGCATCTGGGCCGCGGTCACGTGGGTGCTCTACGCGACGCAGCACCACCCGCTCGCCATCCCGATCGGGGTCGCCTGCTCGTGGTTGATCGCCAACCTCGTCCGCGGCCTCGGCGCCGTGGCGCACGACGCCGTCCACGGCAGCTGCTCGCGCTCGAAGCTCGCCTCGTACGTCATCGCCCTGCTCTGCTGGGCGCCGACCGGCATGAGCGTGACGCTGTACACGAACTACCACCTTCATCATCACAAGATCGCGAACACGTACCCTGACGTCGACAACTTCGTCGTCACGGACTACACGCGGAACCCCGTCCTCGCGAGGCTCCTGCTCCTCGCCGTGTACACGTTCGCCTATCCGCTCTACTTCCTCGGCTGCATGGCGCGGTACGTGAAGCGGCTGTCGCCGCTCCAGCGCGTCAGGATGAACCTGGAGCTGCTCGGCTTCTACGGCCTCATGGCCTTCTTCTTCTGGGTCATGCCGCGCCAGGTGTTCTTCTTCTTCTACATCCTGCCGTTCGTCTTCGGCGCCATCCTCGCCAGCGTGACCTCGATGATCGAGCACTACGAGATGCTCCCGGGGGAGGACGCCTACAGCTCTCGCACCTACGGGACGGGCGCGCGCGTCACGAACTTCCTCTGGAACAACGTCACGTACCACAACGAGCACCACAAGTTCCCGGGCATCCCGTTCTACAACCTGCGCAGCTTCCACGAGGCGGCGTATCCCTACTACGACGAGCGGGTGAAGTCGGCGTGCCACCCGACGATCGTCGGCGTCGCCCTCTCGCTGTACGGCCGTATCCTGAAGCTCGACATCGCGAAGCTCGACGAGCGGTACCGCGACCTCAACAAGGACGACGAGCGGCGGAAGATGATGGCGCTGAACGGCATCCAGCCCGGCGCGACCGCCTGA
- the fumC gene encoding class II fumarate hydratase gives MGTRIEKDSFGPIAVQDDRYWGAQTQRSLENFRIGGERFPREMIAALATVKKAAALVNRDLGLLPADRCALIVAAADEVIEGKLDDHFPLVVWQTGSGTQTNMNVNEVIGNRAIEMSGGVMGSKSPVHPNDDVNRSQSSNDVFPTAMHVVAALQIERRLLPEVRRLRDTLAQKSAAFADIVKIGRTHLQDATPLTLGQEFSGYVAQLDAGIAAIERALPPLHELALGGTAVGTGLNAHPEFPVKVAARIAELTGAPFVTAPNKFQALASHDALVAAHGALKVLACSLTKIANDVRWLASGPRCGIGEISIPENEPGSSIMPGKVNPTQAEAMTMLCAQVLGNDVAVGVGGASGNFELNVYKPLIVHNVLQSIRLLADGCASFEEHCARGIEPNRERIERNLRESLMLVTALNPHVGYDNAAKIAKKAHAEGSTLREAAVALGILDGEKFDEIVRPERMIGPSGNG, from the coding sequence ATGGGGACGCGCATCGAGAAGGACAGCTTCGGGCCGATCGCGGTGCAGGACGACCGCTACTGGGGGGCGCAGACGCAGCGTTCCCTCGAGAACTTCCGGATCGGGGGCGAGCGCTTCCCGCGGGAGATGATCGCCGCGCTCGCCACCGTGAAAAAGGCGGCGGCGCTCGTCAACCGCGATCTGGGGCTCCTGCCGGCGGACAGGTGCGCGCTCATCGTCGCGGCGGCCGACGAGGTCATCGAGGGCAAGCTCGACGACCACTTCCCGCTCGTCGTCTGGCAGACGGGGAGCGGCACCCAGACCAACATGAACGTGAACGAGGTCATCGGGAACCGCGCGATCGAGATGAGCGGCGGCGTGATGGGCTCGAAATCGCCGGTCCACCCGAACGACGACGTGAACAGGTCGCAGAGCTCGAACGACGTGTTCCCGACGGCCATGCACGTCGTCGCCGCGCTCCAGATCGAGCGCCGCCTGCTCCCGGAGGTCCGCCGGCTGCGGGACACCCTGGCGCAGAAGAGCGCGGCGTTCGCGGACATCGTCAAGATCGGCCGCACGCACCTGCAGGACGCGACGCCGCTCACGCTCGGGCAGGAGTTCTCCGGCTACGTGGCGCAGCTCGACGCCGGCATCGCCGCGATCGAGCGCGCGCTCCCGCCGCTCCACGAGCTCGCGCTCGGGGGCACGGCGGTCGGGACGGGGCTCAACGCCCACCCGGAGTTTCCGGTGAAGGTCGCCGCCAGGATCGCCGAGCTCACGGGGGCGCCCTTCGTCACGGCGCCGAACAAGTTCCAGGCGCTCGCGTCGCACGACGCCCTCGTCGCGGCGCACGGCGCGCTGAAGGTGCTCGCCTGCAGCCTGACCAAGATAGCGAACGACGTCCGCTGGCTCGCGAGCGGGCCGCGCTGCGGGATCGGCGAGATCTCGATCCCGGAGAACGAGCCGGGCAGCTCGATCATGCCGGGAAAGGTGAATCCCACCCAGGCGGAGGCGATGACGATGCTGTGCGCTCAGGTGCTCGGCAACGACGTCGCGGTCGGCGTCGGCGGGGCGAGCGGCAACTTCGAGCTCAACGTCTACAAGCCGCTCATCGTGCACAACGTGCTGCAGTCGATCCGGCTGCTCGCCGACGGCTGCGCGTCGTTCGAGGAGCACTGCGCGCGGGGCATCGAGCCGAACCGCGAGCGCATCGAGCGGAACCTGCGCGAGAGCCTGATGCTGGTGACCGCGCTGAACCCGCACGTGGGCTACGACAACGCAGCGAAGATCGCCAAGAAGGCGCACGCGGAAGGGAGCACCCTCCGCGAGGCGGCGGTCGCGCTCGGGATCCTCGACGGGGAGAAGTTCGACGAGATCGTTCGACCAGAGAGGATGATCGGGCCTTCCGGGAACGGGTGA